In Podospora pseudoanserina strain CBS 124.78 chromosome 5, whole genome shotgun sequence, a single window of DNA contains:
- a CDS encoding hypothetical protein (antiSMASH:Cluster_12) translates to MPPSQHIVFIYYTLHYLSYSLDQVRQTTSIAEFTLAPFENRRYASEKVHILFNRAAAMGSKFVYSSEDEARAREAWGIYQVWICGVGEAERELREVFFERGEKPETAIPTEWVRFQGELWSFGVWLEEGVGGRLLVPFPW, encoded by the exons atgcccccctcccaacacaTAGTCTTCATCTACTACACACTCCACTACCTCTCCTACTCCCTCGACCAAGTCCGGcaaaccacctccatcgccgAGTTCACCCTCGCCCCCTTCGAAAACCGCCGTTACGCCAGCGAAAAAGTTCACATCCTGTTTAACCG GGCTGCCGCGATGGGGAGCAAGTTTGTTTACAGTAGCGAAGATGAAGCTAGGGCGAGGGAAGCGTGGGGGATATACCAGGTTTGGATttgtggggtgggggaggcggagcgGGAGTTGAGAGAGGTGTTttttgagaggggggagaagccGGAGACGGCTATTCCGACTGAGTGGGTGAGGTTTCAGGGGGAGCTTTGGAGctttggggtttggttggaggagggggtggggggccGGTTGTTGGTGCCTTTTCCTTGGTGA